The stretch of DNA GTGGAGTGTCCCATCAGCGTGACAGCCGGCGGCGCCGTGCCGCCGGGCGCAAGCGAGCCAATGATGCCGAACGCCCCGGTGATCTCGGCGTCGTAGTCCGCCAGGTCGGCGACATAGCCGCCAGGGGTTTCCGGCCGGAGGCTCCGTCCGTGATTGTGCAGGTCCAGGGCGAAGAACTGGAATCCACTGCCGGTCCAGAACTCCGCCAGCTCCTTGTTGAAGAAGTAGTCGCTCCAGCCGTGAAGGAACAGGACGGCCCGCGACTGGGCCGGCCCCGCCGGGAGCGGTGCGGCAGCCTCGGGACCGGTCCGCAGCCGGACCTCCGGCCCGGTGCCTCCGGCCCGGGGCGGAACGTGCCGCACCAGGGTGGCGGTGCGTGCGACGCCGTCCGCACCCGCGGCCTGGAAGGTGCAGGCTTCGAAGCCGGCACCGAGCATGTCGCTCTCCCACTGCGCTGGGACCGGGGCAGTGCCCGGGGCCGCGCCGGGAGCCGGAACGGCGCTGTCGCTGGTCATGGCTTCATGCTAGCGCCGGGTTTGGTCTGGGCCACAAGAACCGGAAAACTAGACCCATGCGCGTATATCCCACATTCTTCCGGCTGGCCTTCTCATGGATGGACGCCGAACGCGCCCACAAGATCGGGTTCCAGGCCATCCGCCTGGTGCATACCTGCGGCGCCGGGCGGGTGCTGCAGAAGTTCACCGCGCCGGCAGCCTCCCTCCAGACCCAGGCTTTCGGCCTGACCTTTCCCTCCCCGTTCGGGCTGGCAGCCGGCTTCGACAAGGAAGGGCACGGCATCGAGGCCCTCACGGAGCTCGGCTTCGGCCACGTGGAGGTCGGCACCATCACGGGCCAGGCGCAGCCGGGCAACCCCGCTCCCAGGCTCTTCCGCCTGATTGAGGACCGGGCCGTGATCAACCGGATGGGCTTCAACAACGACGGCGCCGCAGCGGTGGCGCCCCGCCTGAAGTCCGCCCGGGCCGCGCTGCAGCGCCGGCACCCGGGGGTCCGGCCGGTCATCGGGGTCAATATCGGCAAGAGCAAGGTGGTGGAGCTCGAGGACGCGGTGGAAGACTACCTCGTGAGCGCCCGCAGCCTGGCTCCCGCCGCTGATTACCTTGTCGTCAACGTCAGTTCGCCGAACACCCCGGGCCTGCGGCTGCTGCAGGACGTGCAGACGCTCCGCCCGCTGTTGACCGCGGTGGGGGAGGAAGCGGACAAGGCAGCCGGCCGCCACGTGCCGCTCCTCGTGAAGATCGCTCCGGACCTCAGTGACGAGGACATCGACGACGTCGCCCGGCTTGCACTTGACCTGGGCCTGGACGGCATCATCGCGACGAACACGACCATTGGCCGCACGGGTCTGGCGTCCGGTCCGGACAAGGTCGAGGCGTGCGGTGCCGGCGGACTTTCCGGGGCGCCGCTGAAGCAGCGTTCCCTTGAGGTGTTGTCCCGGCTGAAGGCCGCAACCGGGGGTGCGCTGGCGCTCGTATCCGTTGGCGGCGTTGAAACGGCGCAGGATGTCCAGCAGCGGCTCGACGCCGGGGCCACCCTGGTGCAGGGCTACACGGCCTTCCTCTACGAAGGCCCTTTCTGGGCTGCGCACATCAACCGGCTGCTGGCAAAGCACCCCTCCCGGCGGTAGCTGTACTGCCAGACGTCATACCCGCGGGTTCCGGGCACAAAAGAGGCCCGGGCAGTTGAGGAACTGCCGGGGCCTCTTGGAAACGAAAACTTAGGAGGGGAACTCGCCGCGCTTGACCTGCGGCTTCGGCATGCGCAGGCGGCGGAACTGCAGGGACCGCATGGAGCCGTACCAGACAGTGCCGCGCTCGGCCTCGCCGAACTTGGCGGCAAGGCGTGTCTTGAGCTTCCGGGACAGGATGAAGGCGTCCACGAACACCGCCAGGAACATCACCCAGAAGGCGCCGAGGACATAGATCATCAGGTCGCTGGAGGCGGGCACCAGGAGCGACACGACCACGAAGACCAACGCGCCGAACATGAGGTACTCGCCGAGGTTGAACCGGGCGTCCACGTAATTGCGGGCGAAGCGCTTCTGCGGGCCCTTGTCGCGAAGCGGCAGGAACCGCTCATCCCCGGTATCCATGGCCTGGCGCATCTTCAGCCGCTGGTCCTGGATGGCGACGCGCTCGGCGGCCTTGGAGGCCTTGCGGTCCTCGGGCACGAGCGGCCGCTTGCGTGCGGCCACCTGCGCACTGCGCTTGGGCGTGGGCGCTCCCTTGCCCGAGGCGGCGTCCCGGGCCGAAGCCGCGGCCGCCTGCTGGTCAACTATTTCCTGCGCCGTGGGCGCTTCCTTTTTTCGTCCAAACACCCATATAGAATACCCCGCGGCCGCCGGCCCGGGTCCCAGTCCGGGCGCCAGCGCGCGGCCCGCCCTGGGGTCCACCCCGGAGCCCCTCACCGAGCCCGTCACCGACCCCTCACCGAGCCTTTCGGCGGCGACCGGAGCGCTATTTGTGGTGGTCAGCGGCGCGGGTAGTGTTTCCGCCATGACTTCTTTTCCTGCCGCCAACGCCCACAGCGCTTCCGGACACGTTGAAATTCCCGAGGCCGACGCCCTGCGCCAGGCCGTCGCCGAATCCTTCGATGCCACCATCACCCAGTTGAAGGACCTCGTGGCCATTCCGGGTATCGCCTGGCCCAGCTTCGATCCGGCCCCGCTGGACGCCAGCGCCGAGGCGGTGGCCGGTCTCGTCCGGGCAAGCGGTTTCGACGACGTCCGGATCCTGCGCTGCGACAAGGAGGACGGCACGCCCGGCGGCCCCGCCGTCGTCGCCCGCCGGCCGGCCGCCGCGGGAAAGCCGACCGTCCTCCTGTACGCGCATCACGACGTGCAGCCGGCCGGAGATCCGGCGCTGTGGGAAACAGAGCCGTTCACCGCCGTCGAACGCGATGGCCGGCTCTACGGCCGCGGAGCCGCCGACGACAAGGCGGGGATCATGGCCCACATCGCGGCCTACTCCGCGGCGGTCCGGGTGCTGGGGGAGGACCTCGGCCTGGGCGTGACGTTCTTTTTTGAGGGGGAGGAAGAAGCTGGTTCCCCGACGTTCCGGTCTTTCCTCGAAAGGCATAAGGACCTCCTGCGCGCCGACGTGATCGTGGTGGCGGACTCCAGCAACTGGAAGGTCGGCGTCCCGGCGCTCACTACGAGCCTGCGCGGGCTTGTGGACGGCACCATCGAGGTCCAGGTCCTGGAACACGCCGTGCATTCCGGCATGTTCGGCGGCCCGGTGCTGGACGCCCCCACCCTGCTTGCCCGCCTGATCGCAACACTGCACGACGCCGACGGCGCCGTCGCCATCCCCGGTCTGGTCAGCCGCGACAACGTGACGGTGGACCTTACTGAAGCGGAATACCGTGCCGACGCTTCCGTGCTCGACGGCGTGAAGCTCGCCGGAACCGGAAGCATCGCCTCCCGGATGTGGACAAAGCCCGCCCTGTCCATCATCGGCTTCGATGCCCCCGCGGTTGACGTCGCCTCCAACACCCTGCTCCCGCGGGCGCGCGCCAAATTCAGCCTGCGGCTCGCGCCCGGCCAGGATCCCGCCGAAGCCATGGAAGCGGTGCGCAGGCACGTCGAGGCGAACGCGCCCTTCGGCGCCCGCGTCGTGTTCACGCCGGGGGAGAGCGGCAGTTCCTTCCTGACGGACACCTCCTCCAAAGCGGCAAAGGTGGCCCTGTGGGCCCTGGGCGAGGCCTGGGGCGTCCCGGCAGTGGAAACGGGAATCGGCGGCTCCATTCCCTTCATCGCCGACCTGACCGAGCTCTACCCGGACGTCCAGATCCTCGTCACCGGTGTGGAAGACCCCGATTCCCGCGCGCACAGCGCCAACGAATCCCTCCACCTGGAGGACTTCCGGAATGCCATCACGGCCGAAGCCTTCATGCTGGCACGGCTCAACGCGGAAGGACTGGCGTGACCGGACCGCAATATCCGCCGTCGGGGGAACATCCAGCGGGTCCGCAGGGTTACGACAGGAGTTAGAGCTACACGTCCGACCGACGTAGCATGTAGCTATAGCCCATACCGTTCAAGTAGGGGCGGGCACCGCGTACGTGGAGCCGCCACCACCGTCGTCAGAAGGTAGGCCATGAGCACTACAACCAATGAAAACAGCGCCGACACCACCGTTATTGCCGGCGAGGAGCTGCCCACGCACGAGGTCAACCTGACCGACGTCGCCGCCGGCAAGGTCCGCAGCCTGCTGGAGCAGGAAGGCCGCACCGACCTGCGCCTGCGCGTGGCCGTGCAGCCGGGCGGTTGCTCCGGCCTTATCTACCAGCTCTACTTCGACGAGCGGCTCCTCGAGGGAGATGCCGTCCGCGATTACGACGGCGTTGAAGTTGTCGTCGACAAGATGAGCGTCCCGTACCTCAGTGGTGCCAGCATCGACTTTGAGGACACCATCGCAAAGCAGGGCTTCACCATCGACAATCCCAACGCCGGCGGCTCCTGCGCCTGCGGTGATTCCTTCCACTAGGGCCGGCCGTTCGGCCGGCCTTAGTGCCGCCCGAAACGGACACGGGCCGGGCCGGAAAAAACGCTTCCGAGCCACGGTGCGGACATGTGGGCGAAAACTCCTGCGGAGCGGTAAGCTCTACAACGAGTAGTAAAACTTTTCGTGTGCCCGGAACGCCAGTGGTGACCCGGGCGACAGCAACAAGTAGGAAGGGCCGTCTGTGAGTTCGCAGAACCGAACCGGCAGCCGACGCAAAAAGATCTCTACGATCACTGGCTTGGCACTAGCCGGCGCGTTGGCTTTGACTGGATGTTCACCAGAGGTACAGAAGGGGTGGATGCCCACCGAACGTGGGACCACCAGTAACACTGACCGCATCATGGACCTCTGGGTCAACTCATGGATTGCCGCGCTGGTAGTGGGCATCATTACCTGGGGTCTGATGATCTGGTGCATCGTCGCTTACCGGCGGCGCAAGGGCACCGTGGGCTTCCCCCGCCAGAACAGCTTCAACCTGCCGCTGGAGGTCTTCTACCTGACGATCCCGCTGTTCATGGTCCTGGTGTTCTTCTACTTCACCGACCGTGACCAGCAGGCAATCGACAACCGCAGCCAGCCTGCCGATGTCGTTGTCGACGTCCGTGGCAAGCAGTGGGCCTGGGACTTCAACTACAAGAAGGGCGACGTCGTCACCGGAGACGTCCACGAAGCCGGGGTCCAGGCGCACCTGACCGGTCAGGAAGTGGACAAGGAAAAGCTGCCCACGCTGTACCTGCCCGTCAACAAGTCGGTTGACCTCGAGCTCAACGCCCGCGACGTCATCCATTCCTTCTGGGTTCCCGCCTTCCTCCAGAAGCGCGACATGATCCCGGGCAAGGTCAACTACATCAGGTTCACCCCCACCAAGGAGGGGACCTACGACGGCAAGTGCGCCGAACTCTGCGGCGAATACCACTCCGAAATGCTGTTCCGCGTGAAGGTTGTCTCCGAGTCAGAGTTCAAGGCTCACTTGGAGCAGCTGCGTCAGGACGGCAACTCCGGCCTGCTCGGCGAAGAGTACGACCGACTCCCGGCCAAGACCGAAAACAAGTAAGGGAAGCGACGTGGCAACCACCTACAGTCAGCCCTCCGGGATCCTCACGGCTCCCGTAGTACCCAAGTCCAAGGGGCGCATCGTCGTCAACTGGATCACCTCGACCGACCACAAGACCATCGGGTACATGTACCTGATCGCGTCCTTCGTGTTCTTCTGCTTCGGCGGTGTGATGGCGCTGCTGATCCGCGCCGAGCTGTTCGAGCCCGGTATGCAGATCCTGCAGACCAAAGAGCAGTACAACCAGCTGTTCACCATGCACGGCACCGTCATGCTGCTGATGTTCGCCACCCCGCTGTTCGCGGGCTTCGCCAACGTCATCATGCCACTCCAGATCGGCGCGCCCGACGTCGCCTTCCCCCGGCTGAACGCGCTGGCCTTCTGGTTCTTCCTCTTTGGCTCGACGATCGCCGTCTCCGGCTTCATCACCCCGCAGGGTGCAGCGTCGTTCGGCTGGTTCGCCTACGCGCCGCTGTCGAACACCACGTTCAGCCCGGGCGTGGGCGGTGACCTCTGGGTTTTCGGCCTGGCGCTTTCCGGCTTCGGCACCATCCTGGGTGCGGTCAACTTCATTACCACGATCATCTGCATGCGCGCCCCGGGCATGACCATGTGGCGCATGCCGATCTTCACCTGGAACATCCTGGTCACCGCGATCCTGGTCCTGATGGCGTTCCCGCCGCTGGCTGCGGCCCTGTTCGCCCTTGGCGCGGACCGCCGCTTCGGCGCGCACATCTTCGATCCGGAAAACGGCGGTGCCGTGCTCTGGCAGCACCTGTTCTGGTTCTTCGGCCACCCCGAGGTCTACATCATCGCGCTGCCGTTCTTCGGCATTGTCTCGGAGATCTTCCCGGTGTTCAGCCGCAAGCCCATCTTCGGCTACAAGGGTCTGGTCTACGCGACGATTTCGATTGCCGCACTGTCCGTGACCGTGTGGGCGCACCACATGTACGTCACCGGTGCCGCGCTGCTGCCGTTCTTCTCCTTCATGACCATGCTGATTGCTGTTCCGACCGGCGTGAAGTTCTTCAACTGGATCGGCACCATGTGGCGGGGCTCCCTCACCTTTGAGACCCCCATGCTCTGGAGCATCGGCTTCCTGGCTACCTTCCTCTTCGGCGGCCTGACCGGCATCATCCTGGCTTCCCCGCCGCTGGACTTCCACGTCTCCGACACCTACTTCGTGGTGGCACACTTCCACTACGTGGTCTTCGGCACCGTGGTGTTCGCAATGTTCGCCGGCTTCTACTTCTGGTGGCCGAAGTGGACCGGGACCATGCTGAACGAGCGCCTGGGCAAGGTCCATTTCTGGATGCTCTTCCTGGGCTTCCACGGCACGTTCCTTATCCAGCACTGGCTCGGCGTCATCGGTATGCCCCGCCGCTACGCGGACTACATGCCGCAGGACAACTTCACGTGGATGAACCAGTTCTCCACGTACGCGTCCTTCCTGCTGGGTGCCTCGCTGATCCCGTTCTTCTGGAACGTCTACATCACGTGGCGGGCTGGCGAAAAGGTAACGGTTGATGACCCGTGGGGCTTCGGTGGCTCGCTGGAGTGGGCAACTTCCTGCCCGCCGCCGCGGCACAACTTCACCTCGTTGCCGCGGATCCGTTCCGAGCGTCCCGCGCTGGACCTGCACCACCCTGAGCTCTCCCAGTCCTACACCATTGAGTCTCCTGCCCCTGCTGCAGCGACCCTTGGTAACGCCGACCAGAAGGACGCCTCGCTGTGAAGATCGAATCAAGGATTTTTGGACTCGGAGTTTTCTTCTTCGTCCCGGTCGCCCTGGTCTACGGGTTCCTGACCCACTGGAGCGAGTGGGTCGGTGTCCTGGGCATCCTGCTGGTCGGAGGCCTCGCCGGCATGATCGGCGCGTACCTCGGCTTCACCGGCAAGCGCGTCGGGCTTCGGCCCGAGGACCGCAGCGACGCTGAGATCCACGAAGGCGCCGGCGAGCAGGGGCACTTCAGCCCCTGGAGCTGGTGGCCCCTGGTCCTGGGCTTCTCCTGCGCCGCGGGATTCCTCGGCCTGGCCGTGGGGTTCTGGATTGTCTACATCGCAGCCGGCCTGGCGGTCGTTGCCCTGGTTGGCTGGGTGTATGAATACAGCCGCGGTGACCACGCGCACTAGCCGCAGGTAAGCACTAAGCAAAAAATAAAAGACGGCGGGCCCCACCAGAAGGTGGGGCCCGCCGTCGTATGTCTGTCGCTGCTGGCCGTACGTTCGCCTCTCTGCTGGAAAGCGCGAGCAAAGCCGTTGCGGGGGCTTCAGCCGGGCTGTGCGGTCTCCAGGAGGAGGCGCAGGTTCTCCAGTGCCCCCTCGGCCTCCAGGACGCTGTACGGGGCGGGGATCGCGTCCGCTGCGACGGCCAGTTCCACCTCGCAGCCGCAGGCGAAGTCCTCGGTCATCACCTCAAGCAGCGACCGGGCGTCGACTCCGGGTTTGCCGTCCTTGCTGATGGTGACCGGGAGCCCTGTTTCGGTCACTGCGCGCACAAACGCTGCCGCCGGCCGGGCGTGCAGGCCGACGGTGGCGTGGACAATTGCCTTGCGTACTGGCAACGGGAACTCCTTAGCTGATTCCGGCGTGTGCTTCAAGCCTAGCCGGGGTTTGAGCAGCACACGAAACGACAGGGTGCTGGTCTAGACCTCCGCCGCGGTGGCTTAACCTTGAGGTATGAACCAATGCGGCAGGCAGTACCATGGCGTCCTCTGACGCGTCCCGGATGGCCGGAGACATCGACCGGCAGAGCGGCACACCCATCTATGTCCAGCTGCGGGAAATCATCCGGGCACACATCGTCAAGGCGTGTCCTCCGGGGTCGGCGCTGCCATCGGAGCGGGACCTTGCCATCCGCTTCGGACTGGCCCGCATGACGGTCCGCCAGGCCATCGACGCACTGGTCGGTGAGGAGGTCATCGAGCGCGTCGTGGGCCTGGGAACCTTCGTCCGCAAACCGAAGCTTGACCTCCAGGTGAAACTGACGTCCTACAGCGAGGAGATGCAGCGGCGCGGCATGGTTCCGGCGGCGAAAGTCCTCAGCTTCGAGCAGATCGGGGCCAGCGCCTTCCTCGCCCGGGAGCTGCAGCTGGAGGAGGGCACACCGCTGGTGCGGTTCCGTCGCCTGCTGCTGGCCGATAACGAGCCGATGAGCGTGGATGAGAACTTCATCCCGGCACACCGGGTTCCCGGCCTGCTGGACGAGGAG from Arthrobacter sp. B3I9 encodes:
- a CDS encoding GntR family transcriptional regulator: MASSDASRMAGDIDRQSGTPIYVQLREIIRAHIVKACPPGSALPSERDLAIRFGLARMTVRQAIDALVGEEVIERVVGLGTFVRKPKLDLQVKLTSYSEEMQRRGMVPAAKVLSFEQIGASAFLARELQLEEGTPLVRFRRLLLADNEPMSVDENFIPAHRVPGLLDEEPPTSLYNVLSERFGLVMEWGEDMIEATAASPSTARLLNVEVGSPLLKIQRHAFVARAMVDYSVSYYRADRYKLWVPLQRPGVRPTRNYASGYRQ
- the ctaD gene encoding cytochrome c oxidase subunit I; translation: MATTYSQPSGILTAPVVPKSKGRIVVNWITSTDHKTIGYMYLIASFVFFCFGGVMALLIRAELFEPGMQILQTKEQYNQLFTMHGTVMLLMFATPLFAGFANVIMPLQIGAPDVAFPRLNALAFWFFLFGSTIAVSGFITPQGAASFGWFAYAPLSNTTFSPGVGGDLWVFGLALSGFGTILGAVNFITTIICMRAPGMTMWRMPIFTWNILVTAILVLMAFPPLAAALFALGADRRFGAHIFDPENGGAVLWQHLFWFFGHPEVYIIALPFFGIVSEIFPVFSRKPIFGYKGLVYATISIAALSVTVWAHHMYVTGAALLPFFSFMTMLIAVPTGVKFFNWIGTMWRGSLTFETPMLWSIGFLATFLFGGLTGIILASPPLDFHVSDTYFVVAHFHYVVFGTVVFAMFAGFYFWWPKWTGTMLNERLGKVHFWMLFLGFHGTFLIQHWLGVIGMPRRYADYMPQDNFTWMNQFSTYASFLLGASLIPFFWNVYITWRAGEKVTVDDPWGFGGSLEWATSCPPPRHNFTSLPRIRSERPALDLHHPELSQSYTIESPAPAAATLGNADQKDASL
- a CDS encoding iron-sulfur cluster assembly accessory protein; the protein is MSTTTNENSADTTVIAGEELPTHEVNLTDVAAGKVRSLLEQEGRTDLRLRVAVQPGGCSGLIYQLYFDERLLEGDAVRDYDGVEVVVDKMSVPYLSGASIDFEDTIAKQGFTIDNPNAGGSCACGDSFH
- the coxB gene encoding cytochrome c oxidase subunit II, which produces MSSQNRTGSRRKKISTITGLALAGALALTGCSPEVQKGWMPTERGTTSNTDRIMDLWVNSWIAALVVGIITWGLMIWCIVAYRRRKGTVGFPRQNSFNLPLEVFYLTIPLFMVLVFFYFTDRDQQAIDNRSQPADVVVDVRGKQWAWDFNYKKGDVVTGDVHEAGVQAHLTGQEVDKEKLPTLYLPVNKSVDLELNARDVIHSFWVPAFLQKRDMIPGKVNYIRFTPTKEGTYDGKCAELCGEYHSEMLFRVKVVSESEFKAHLEQLRQDGNSGLLGEEYDRLPAKTENK
- a CDS encoding cytochrome c oxidase subunit 4, whose amino-acid sequence is MKIESRIFGLGVFFFVPVALVYGFLTHWSEWVGVLGILLVGGLAGMIGAYLGFTGKRVGLRPEDRSDAEIHEGAGEQGHFSPWSWWPLVLGFSCAAGFLGLAVGFWIVYIAAGLAVVALVGWVYEYSRGDHAH
- a CDS encoding quinone-dependent dihydroorotate dehydrogenase, whose protein sequence is MRVYPTFFRLAFSWMDAERAHKIGFQAIRLVHTCGAGRVLQKFTAPAASLQTQAFGLTFPSPFGLAAGFDKEGHGIEALTELGFGHVEVGTITGQAQPGNPAPRLFRLIEDRAVINRMGFNNDGAAAVAPRLKSARAALQRRHPGVRPVIGVNIGKSKVVELEDAVEDYLVSARSLAPAADYLVVNVSSPNTPGLRLLQDVQTLRPLLTAVGEEADKAAGRHVPLLVKIAPDLSDEDIDDVARLALDLGLDGIIATNTTIGRTGLASGPDKVEACGAGGLSGAPLKQRSLEVLSRLKAATGGALALVSVGGVETAQDVQQRLDAGATLVQGYTAFLYEGPFWAAHINRLLAKHPSRR
- a CDS encoding DUF3043 domain-containing protein, translating into MFGRKKEAPTAQEIVDQQAAAASARDAASGKGAPTPKRSAQVAARKRPLVPEDRKASKAAERVAIQDQRLKMRQAMDTGDERFLPLRDKGPQKRFARNYVDARFNLGEYLMFGALVFVVVSLLVPASSDLMIYVLGAFWVMFLAVFVDAFILSRKLKTRLAAKFGEAERGTVWYGSMRSLQFRRLRMPKPQVKRGEFPS
- a CDS encoding dipeptidase, which codes for MTSFPAANAHSASGHVEIPEADALRQAVAESFDATITQLKDLVAIPGIAWPSFDPAPLDASAEAVAGLVRASGFDDVRILRCDKEDGTPGGPAVVARRPAAAGKPTVLLYAHHDVQPAGDPALWETEPFTAVERDGRLYGRGAADDKAGIMAHIAAYSAAVRVLGEDLGLGVTFFFEGEEEAGSPTFRSFLERHKDLLRADVIVVADSSNWKVGVPALTTSLRGLVDGTIEVQVLEHAVHSGMFGGPVLDAPTLLARLIATLHDADGAVAIPGLVSRDNVTVDLTEAEYRADASVLDGVKLAGTGSIASRMWTKPALSIIGFDAPAVDVASNTLLPRARAKFSLRLAPGQDPAEAMEAVRRHVEANAPFGARVVFTPGESGSSFLTDTSSKAAKVALWALGEAWGVPAVETGIGGSIPFIADLTELYPDVQILVTGVEDPDSRAHSANESLHLEDFRNAITAEAFMLARLNAEGLA
- a CDS encoding HPr family phosphocarrier protein — protein: MPVRKAIVHATVGLHARPAAAFVRAVTETGLPVTISKDGKPGVDARSLLEVMTEDFACGCEVELAVAADAIPAPYSVLEAEGALENLRLLLETAQPG